From Pseudofrankia saprophytica, a single genomic window includes:
- a CDS encoding enoyl-CoA hydratase, with product MVLYEVDGAIARVTMNRPEFRNAQNSKMTYALDDAFYRAAADPAVKVIILAGAGRHFSAGHDIGTPGRDIDRSFDRRAGLWWDHVGESGAQSRFAREQEVYLGMCRRWRELPKPVIAQVHGACIAGGLMLAWVCDLIVASDDAFFADPVVRMGIPGVEYFAHPWVMGPRAAKEFLFLGERFDAQRALALGMVNRVVPRAELAADVTSIAERIATMPRLGLALTKKAVNQAEDLMGLQTGMDSVFGLHHLAHAHNAEVGADSLAGQDARSMRDARRASESGT from the coding sequence GTGGTGCTCTACGAGGTGGACGGCGCGATCGCGCGGGTCACGATGAACCGGCCGGAGTTCCGCAACGCGCAGAACTCGAAGATGACCTACGCGCTCGACGACGCCTTCTACCGGGCGGCGGCCGACCCGGCCGTCAAGGTGATCATCCTGGCGGGCGCGGGCAGGCATTTCAGCGCCGGTCACGACATCGGGACGCCGGGGCGCGACATCGACCGGTCGTTCGACCGACGCGCGGGCCTGTGGTGGGACCACGTCGGTGAGAGCGGTGCCCAGAGCCGGTTCGCCCGGGAGCAGGAGGTCTACCTGGGGATGTGCCGGCGGTGGCGGGAGCTGCCGAAGCCGGTGATCGCCCAGGTCCACGGCGCCTGTATCGCCGGCGGGCTGATGCTCGCCTGGGTCTGCGACCTGATCGTCGCCTCGGACGACGCGTTCTTCGCCGACCCCGTGGTGCGGATGGGCATTCCCGGCGTCGAGTACTTCGCCCACCCATGGGTGATGGGCCCGCGGGCCGCCAAGGAGTTCCTGTTCCTCGGCGAACGGTTCGACGCCCAGCGGGCCCTTGCGCTGGGCATGGTCAACCGGGTGGTCCCACGCGCCGAGCTGGCCGCCGACGTGACGTCGATCGCCGAGCGGATCGCCACCATGCCGCGTCTCGGCCTCGCCCTCACCAAGAAGGCCGTCAACCAGGCCGAGGACCTGATGGGACTGCAGACCGGCATGGACTCCGTCTTCGGCCTGCACCACCTGGCCCACGCCCACAACGCCGAGGTCGGCGCCGACTCCCTCG